The window AGTCCAGTCTGCAGATAAACACCATAGCGGAGGAGTTGGCTCGGAAGACAGAGGACGCCATGCGACAGCAGGAGGAGATCACACACCTGCTCTCTCAAATAGTTGACCTACAGAAGAAAGCCAAGTCGGTGAGACACGCATACCCATGCTTTACCCTCAGTAATACACTGCATGCAATGTGGTATATACTCAGTACAATActctttgtgagtgtgtgtgtgtttcttcagtTCGCAGTGGAGAACGAGGAGCTCTCTCAGCACCTAGGGGCAGCTAAAGATGCCCAGAGACAACTCACAGTCGAGGTTAGACTCACACCCTACCCCTTTGCCAACCTACACCTCATGAATACTTTGCCAATGAGAAAAAGTAATCAAGCCTGCTCTCTTTTGTTCCTTCTCTCTAGCTAACAGATTTGGATGATAAATATTCAGAGTGTATAGAGATGCTCCATGAGGCTCAGGAAGAGCTGAAGTACTTGAGGAACAGAAACCATCCTGCTGGAACACCACGCAGATTCCATCCTCTGGGTCTCTACCCTATGGTATGTGTGTGGTAGGGGTTATCAGAACGTACACTCTCAAAAGAGCGATCTCCTTTTGAGAGTGTAGTTGTATATCATAGagctgatggtgtgtgtgtctatggtgtgtgtgtgtacggcagGACTCCCTGGCAGCAGAGATAGAGGGGACGATGAGGAAGGAGATGAGTCTGGATGACCCTGAGTGCGAGGAACAGAAGTACACATGCTTCTATTAGTTTATAACACTCTTCTAATCTTTCTCAATACTGTATAGTAACATAAACTCACCTATACTCATAATATATACCCATAGCTACCATACTTGCCTACACTCATGTCTATTTCATGTTATGTTTGTGAACAGGGTGCACCACAAGCGTGTGTTTGAGACAGTGAAGAACATCAACCAGATGGTCCGGCAGCGTTCTCCAATCCCGTCCAACGTCAACATCCCGGGATCCAATCAGGCGTCGTCTCTTAGCTCCGCTCACTCTAGTGGCAGGACCACACCCATGACTGGTAGCATTAGCTGGGATGTCAGAGGTGACGGTGTCACCCTTGACAACCGACAACAGAGCATGCTCATGGAGTCAGCAGCAGACAATCAGGACAGGTAAGTCGTGCATACCTGAACCTGTGAACCACCCTGTCTTTGACACAGTATAGTTGTACAGTTTACCAGATCTCGCCTGAAGAAATGTTTAAAATCTAACGAACCATATTAAAATGAAATTAGAACAAGCTTTTCATATTCACCAGGTTCATTTTTTAAATAGTCTATTTATGTGCATCAGTCTAGTAATATTTATCTATTTCTGTTTGGGCTTTAGTGTGGACGCCCGTGCTAAGAAAGCAGCTGGTGTTGAGGACCTGAGGCTGGCGTTACGCCGCCTGTCCCTGCGCCGCCAGAACAACCTGAGCGAGAGACGCTtctttgaggaggagagagggaggaggagaggtggaggaggagttgCGCAGGatgggggggggcaggggggtgGGATGACACCCTCAGATAGCATCATGTCTCTGGGGTCATTACACCTGTGGGCCTCCCGACCATACCTCCCCGACAAACTACAGATCGTTAAACCCCTGGaaggtgagggagagaaggagaggcggacgaggaaagaggagaagagaaaggtggggatgaggggagaggagagaaggatggggtggaggagagagagagaaagggaagagagggaggggctgGCCAAGCcgtgggagagaggtagggaatgGCAGCGAGATGTGGAAGGagggagcgaggtagagagagaaggagagggagagggagagggaagggatggggaaaagagtggaggagagagggagagaagaagttGGAGCAAAAAGAGGgggctagatagagagagggagcgagggaggagatgggctagagaggtagaacaggggagagaaacagaagaaggaatagaaagaggagagcgTCCTGTATCTTTAATGTTGTTTAACTCCTTCTGGTCTCTGATGCATCACCATCGTAAGTCAGGCCTCTCCACCTCACAACACTCCTACTATAGAGACCCTCAGCCTAGAGGTTGGCTGGGGATCAACTAAAATATAAGTTTAATCATGAGCAGTGTGGTGTTTTGTTGTGCTGCTGCTACCCTCTGCTGGTGAGGGGAGAAACATACAACATGATAACATTTTGATGTAACATTAAATATGTGAGATGTCTGAGTCTAACTCTTTATTTTCTCTTTAGTTCACTATTCCATCATTTTTGgtgtactcccccccccctctcctacttTCTTTCTTGTTATAAtactttaatttctttcatctcaTTTACTCATTTTAATGAAATCCTTTGTTAATTTTTCATCTTCTGTTTAACTAAACTTTTACTCTGCATCTTCAATAAAAACCTGACCTCATTCTCTTCTTTTGCTCTCTTCATTCTTTCACTTCtgttgcctgtgtgtgttttttcatttTCTCTGCAATCTCAACTTTCTCTGCAGCCTCCCTAGCTTTGTGTTGGGCTTTACTGTTATGGCTTTAACCATTGTCTACAGTTGAGATGTTTTCATGCAATACAATAAAACACACCCACTTTCCTCACTTCTCTCAAATGTTTAACCATATATAGCAAAttgtgaaaatgtgtgtgtgtgtgtgtgtgtgtgtgcctgtgcttgTATGTAATATGTTTCTCTCACCCTTTGCATTTCTCTCTTGGTCCTGTCGTCTCCAGGCTCTGCGACCCTTCACCACTGGCAGCAGTTGGCTCAGCCCCACTTAGGAGTGATCCTGGATGCTAGACCTGGGGTTGTACCTAAAGGCTTCAGGCCTCTGGAACTAGAGCTGGAacaggtaagtgtgtgtgtgtgtgtttcccatgggtgtgtgtgtatatggaataacctgtgtgtttgtgtgtatgtttgggTGTTGCAGGTGTATCCATGGGGTGGTTTCGAGGAGGATGAACCAGGAGAGCAGTACTTCCAGAGTCTCCCCACCTCCTCAGCCTCTGcctcccccgccctccccccTCAGCCTCACCCTCCTTACCCCTCTACTCCCCCCAGCCACCTCGCCTCACCCTcagccccctctccctcccctcacctAAGCAACACTGATCCTGCAGGTATGTTTCTATATGCACATACAGATACTATGATAGATGCTACATCAACATGTGAGATACTAAGAATACTTAACCATTTATATTcaaagtgatagagagagagagcgattcaaaagacagagagagagcgattcaaaagacagagagagagcgattcaaaagacagagagagagcgattcaaaagacagagagagagcgattcaaaagacagagagagagcgattcaaaagacagagagagagcgattcaaaagacagcgagagagcgattcaaaagacagagagagcgatagaaatagataaacagaaagagaaagtgtTTTAGTGGTTAACTAAGTGGTTGACTGGTTCAATCATATACACACTGGTTCAGTGGTTCACTGAGTGGTTCACTAAGTGGTTCAGTGGTTCACTGCCACTTTTCCAGccaggaaaggtagaggagaacagatagactattctgtgtgtttgtgtctttgtgtttTCAGCGGTGTACTACCCAGGTAAATGCATGGCCCATACCAGCTCTACCTACACCTTTACTACCTGTCGTATCCTACACCCAACTGATGAGCTGACCCGCGTCACACCCAGGTACAGAGACACACCATACACCTacatctcctccttctctaccaccatacacctccctcttctccttctctaccaccctacacctccctcttctccttctctaccaccctacaccttcctctcctccttctttacCACCCTacaccttcctctcctccttctctaccaccatgctcctccctctcctccttctctaccaccatacacctccctctcctccttctctaccaccatacacctccctctcctccttctctatcaccatgctcctccctctcctccttctctaccaccatacacctccctctcctccttctctaccaccatacacctccctctcctccttctctaccaccatacacctccctctcctccttctcaaccaccatacacctccctctcctccttctctaccaccatgcacctccctcttctccttctctaccaccatacacctccttctcctccttctctaccactatacacctccctctcctcctcctttaccaccatacacctccctctcctccttctctaccaccatacacctccctctcctccttctttacCACCATacacctccttctctaccaccatacacctccctctcctccttctctaccaccatacacctccctctcctccttctctaccaccatacacctccctctcctccttctttacCACCATacacctccttctctaccaccatacacctccctctcctccttctctaccaccatacacctccctctcctccttctctaccaccaTACACCTACATATCCTCCTTCTTTACcaccatacacctccctctcctccttctttacCACCAtatacctccctctcctccttctctaccaccatacacctccctctcctcctcctttaccaccatacacctccctctcctccttctctaccaccatacacctccctctcctccttctttaccatcatacacctccctctcctccttctctaccaccatacacctccctctcctccttctctaccaccatacacctccctctcctccttctctaccaccatacacctccctctcctccttctttaccaccctacacctccctctcctccttctctaccatcctacacctccctctcctccttctctaccaccctacacctccctctcctccttctttaccaccatacacctccctctcctccttctctaccaccctacacctccctctcctccttctctaccaccctacagctccctctcctccttctctaccaccctacacctccctttcctccttctctaccaccctacagctccctctcctccttctctaccaccctacacctccctctcctccttctctaccaccctacacctccctctcctccttctctaccaccatgcacctccctctcctccttctttgccaccatacacctccctctcctccttctctaccaccatacacctccctctcctccttctataCCACCCtatacctccctctcctccttctctaccaccctacacctccctctcctccttctctaccaccctacacctccctctcctccttctctaccaccctacacctccctctcctccttctctaccaccatgcacctccctctcctccttctttgccaccatacacctccctctcctccttctctaccaccatacacctccctctcctccttctataCCACCCtatacctccctctcctccttctctaccaccctacacctccctctcctccttctctaccaccatgcacctccctctcctccttctctaccaccctacacctccctctcctccttctctaccaccctacacctccctctcctccttctctaccaccatacacctccctctcctccttctctaccaccatgcacctccctctcctccttctctaccaccatacacctccctctcctccttctataccaccctacacctccctctcctccttctctaccaccctacacctccctctcctccttctctaccaccatacacctccctctcctccttctctaccaccatacacctccctctcctccttctttaccaccctacacctccctctcctccttctctaccatcctacacctccctctcctccttctctaccaccctacacctccctctcctccttctttaccaccatacacctccctcccctccttctctaccaccctacacctccctctcctccttctctaccaccctacagctccctctcctccttctctaccaccctacacctccctttcctccttctctaccaccctacagctccctctcctccttctctaccaccatacacctccctctcctccttctttaccaccctacacctccctctcctccttctctaccatcctacacctccctctcctccttctctaccaccctacacctccctctcctccttctttaccaccatacacctccctctcctccttctctaccaccctacacctccctctcctccttctctaccaccctacagctccctctcctccttctctaccaccctacacctccctttcctccttctctaccaccctacagctccctctcctccttctctaccaccctacacctccctctcctccttctctaccaccctacacctccctctcctccttctctaccaccatgcacctccctctcctccttctttgccaccatacacctccctctcctccttctctaccaccatacacctccctctcctccttctataCCACCCtatacctccctctcctccttctctaccaccctacacctccctctcctccttctctaccaccctacacctccctctcctccttctctaccaccctacacctccctctcctccttctctaccaccatgcacctccctctcctccttctttgccaccatacacctccctctcctccttctctaccaccatacacctccctctcctccttctataCCACCCtatacctccctctcctccttctctaccaccctacacctccctctcctccttctctaccaccatgcacctccctctcctccttctctaccaccctacacctccctctcctccttctctaccaccctacacctccctctcctccttctctaccaccatacacctccctctcctccttctctaccaccatgcacctccctctcctccttctctaccaccatacacctccctctcctccttctataccaccctacacctccctctcctccttctctaccaccctacacctccctctcctccttctctaccaccatacacctccctctcctccttctctaccaccatacacctccctctcctccttctttaccaccctacacctccctctcctccttctctaccatcctacacctccctctcctccttctctaccaccctacacctccctctcctccttctttaccaccatacacctccctcccctccttctctaccaccctacacctccctctcctccttctctaccaccctacagctccctctcctccttctctaccaccctacacctccctttcctccttctctaccaccctacagctccctctcctccttctctaccaccctacacctccctctcctccttctctaccaccctacacctccctctcctccttctctaccaccatgcacctccctctcctccttctttgccaccatacacctccctctcctccttctctaccaccatacacctccctctcctccttctataCCACCCtatacctccctctcctccttctctaccaccctacacctccctctcctccttctctaccaccctacacctccctctcctccttctctaccaccctacacctccctctcctccttctctaccaccatgcacctccctctcctccttctttgccaccatacacctccctctcctccttctctaccaccatacacctccctctcctccttctataCCACCCtatacctccctctcctccttctctaccaccctacacctccctctcctccttctctaccaccatgcacctccctctcctccttctctaccaccatacacctccctctcctccttctctaccaccatacacctccctctcctccttctctaccaccatacacctccctctcctccttctctaccaccatgcacctccctctcctccttctctaccaccatacacctccctctcctccttctataccaccctacacctccctctcctccttctctaccaccctacacctccctctcctccttctctaccaccaTGCACCTCCCTCTCCTGCTTCTCTACcaccatacacctccctctcctccttctctaccaccatgcacctccctctcctccttatctaccaccatacacctccctctcctccttctctaccaccatacacctccctctcctccttctttaccaccctacacctccctctcctccttctctaccaccatacacctccctctcctcctcctataccaccatacacctccctctcctccttctataccaccatacacctccctctcctccttctataccaccatacacctccctctcctccttctataccaccatacacctccctctcctccttctctaccaccatacacctccctctcctcctcctataccaccatacacctccctctcctccttctataccaccatacacctccctctcctccttctataccaccatacacctccctctcctccttctctaccaccctacagctccctctcctccttctctaccaccctacagctccctctcctccttctctaccaccctacagctccctctcctccttctctaccaccctacacctccctctcctccttctataCCACCATacacctccttctctaccaccatacacctccctctcctccttctataccaccatacacctccctctcctccttctctaccaccatacacctccctctcctccttctctaccaccatacacctccctctcctccttctataCCACCATacacctccttctctaccaccatacacctccctctcctccttctataccaccatacacctccctctcctcctactctaccaccatacacctccctctcctccttctataccaccatacacctccctctcctccttctctaccaccatacacctccctctcctccttctctaccaccatactccttcttctccctcttctctctaaaGTGTACACTTGTTCTCTGTCCACACGTTATCTCATAGATCACAATTGTTGCAGTGTGCAGTCTCAATGTTCTCTGTTCTTTCTCTGCCCGTCTTTTTCAAATGGTGTTGTtatcccttccctcctctccagtGTTAACCCCGGCATGTCCTCGTCATCCTGTGTGATGACATCATCTATCCTGGCCACTCCCGCTGCCACGCCCTGTCATACACCCCGCAGGATGAGTCTACTACGACCCTCTGAGTCCTCTACCAacctcaggtacacacacacacacacacacacacacacacacacacacacacacacacacacacacacacacacacacacacacacacacacacacacacacaatacatataAAACTTGATAGATTGACTCTAGCTACTACGTCTCATTCCCAggactttgtctgtgtgtgtatgtgtgtgtgtgtgtgtgtgtgtgtgtgcacctgccCGTGTGTGTATATGATTTCCCCTTCTTCAGGGAAGCCACACGTACCACCAGTACCTCTCTGGGATTAGTGCGCCTTCTGCAGGAGAGAGGCATCTCTGCAGCCATGTACCACCACCAGACCCAGGGCTGGGACAGGGCTGGCGGGCCCGGGGTGGGGAGCGGAGGGGTGCTGTTCAGTACCTCTATCACCCCTAACCTCCACCCAGCCCCCCACCCCGACtccctccgcccctccactcccccCAACTCCCCCACAGGACACGACCCCCCATCCTCGGGGACCAACACCCCCGCGGGCTTCGACTTCAAGTCTCCTTCCTATGACAACTTCCTGGCCTCCAAGCCGGCACGGTCCATTCTGAAGGAAGTAGCGGGGGGGGTGGGGAGCAGCCGGAGCAGGAGgcagcagagggggagagattgTGAGAGCCAGACAGATGTTAGCGTCACAGTTCATAACCTCAACCTGGTGGACAAGGTGAGGCGCCTGGGTGTGGCTGGGTGTCCTCCAGGACCAGGGGGTGTAACCGGGGGACCAAGTTCCATCCTGGGGCCTCTGGGTGGGCTACGGAGGCCCGGGTCGCCCTTTGGACCAGAGGGGATGAGGAGGAACAGGAGTTATCCAGCTATGGTAGGGGCCAGTATGGCGATGAAGGGCCCGGGGCCCCAGGAGGACTCAGAACTATTCCTGCCTCCTAACAAAATGCCTAAAGAGAAGAGCCTCAAGTAGAGGCTGGGACCTCTGGCCTCTAACCGCTGACCCCTAATATTAACCCTAACCAACTAGtttcctcaggagactgaacttGTTACTTACCTGTTAGACCTCTGGTACTATAGCTAGTTTTTCAAAATCCTACAAACTATTGGTACTCCTGGTCTAGCTATTGACAAATGACAACTAGTCACCTTTCTCAGCTACTGACAATGAATTAGTCTTCTAGTTCTGTCCGATGCTTATTCTTCCAGCTCCAAAACCAAATGGCTACCCTGCTGTCTGCTACTGTTTAACCAGCTACCAAACTAGTACTAACAATGAACAATGATCTTCCATAATAGCTAAAACTTTTCCTCTCTAGCCCTTGAACACAGCTATTTCTCCCTGATGTAAGTCAATGAAATGACATTGAACCGATGTCTGCGCCCAGAGAGGGGTAGCTCCTCACATGTAGACTAAGCATAATGTATG of the Oncorhynchus kisutch isolate 150728-3 linkage group LG17, Okis_V2, whole genome shotgun sequence genome contains:
- the trak1b gene encoding trafficking kinesin-binding protein 1 isoform X2, with product MTKTYNDIDAVTRLLEEKERDLELAARIGQSLLKKNRTLTEQNDYLEVQVGHITEEVAQLHHELNLKDELLQFYTNASEESEEDTTTGSPTSKRSKLLGVSGFGADSMQRKLRELEEENLSLRSEACNLKTETETYEEKEQQLVNDCVKELRQSSLQINTIAEELARKTEDAMRQQEEITHLLSQIVDLQKKAKSFAVENEELSQHLGAAKDAQRQLTVELTDLDDKYSECIEMLHEAQEELKYLRNRNHPAGTPRRFHPLGLYPMDSLAAEIEGTMRKEMSLDDPECEEQKVHHKRVFETVKNINQMVRQRSPIPSNVNIPGSNQASSLSSAHSSGRTTPMTGSISWDVRGDGVTLDNRQQSMLMESAADNQDSVDARAKKAAGVEDLRLALRRLSLRRQNNLSERRFFEEERGRRRGGGGVAQDGGGQGGGMTPSDSIMSLGSLHLWASRPYLPDKLQIVKPLEGSATLHHWQQLAQPHLGVILDARPGVVPKGFRPLELELEQVYPWGGFEEDEPGEQYFQSLPTSSASASPALPPQPHPPYPSTPPSHLASPSAPSPSPHLSNTDPAAVYYPGKCMAHTSSTYTFTTCRILHPTDELTRVTPSVNPGMSSSSCVMTSSILATPAATPCHTPRRMSLLRPSESSTNLREATRTTSTSLGLVRLLQERGISAAMYHHQTQGWDRAGGPGVGSGGVLFSTSITPNLHPAPHPDSLRPSTPPNSPTGHDPPSSGTNTPAGFDFKSPSYDNFLASKPARSILKEVAGGVGSSRSRRQQRGRDCESQTDVSVTVHNLNLVDKVRRLGVAGCPPGPGGVTGGPSSILGPLGGLRRPGSPFGPEGMRRNRSYPAMVGASMAMKGPGPQEDSELFLPPNKMPKEKSLK
- the trak1b gene encoding trafficking kinesin-binding protein 1 isoform X1; the protein is MRRMERITGDGCELDDWRYEEGTEVLCADRVGQMTKTYNDIDAVTRLLEEKERDLELAARIGQSLLKKNRTLTEQNDYLEVQVGHITEEVAQLHHELNLKDELLQFYTNASEESEEDTTTGSPTSKRSKLLGVSGFGADSMQRKLRELEEENLSLRSEACNLKTETETYEEKEQQLVNDCVKELRQSSLQINTIAEELARKTEDAMRQQEEITHLLSQIVDLQKKAKSFAVENEELSQHLGAAKDAQRQLTVELTDLDDKYSECIEMLHEAQEELKYLRNRNHPAGTPRRFHPLGLYPMDSLAAEIEGTMRKEMSLDDPECEEQKVHHKRVFETVKNINQMVRQRSPIPSNVNIPGSNQASSLSSAHSSGRTTPMTGSISWDVRGDGVTLDNRQQSMLMESAADNQDSVDARAKKAAGVEDLRLALRRLSLRRQNNLSERRFFEEERGRRRGGGGVAQDGGGQGGGMTPSDSIMSLGSLHLWASRPYLPDKLQIVKPLEGSATLHHWQQLAQPHLGVILDARPGVVPKGFRPLELELEQVYPWGGFEEDEPGEQYFQSLPTSSASASPALPPQPHPPYPSTPPSHLASPSAPSPSPHLSNTDPAAVYYPGKCMAHTSSTYTFTTCRILHPTDELTRVTPSVNPGMSSSSCVMTSSILATPAATPCHTPRRMSLLRPSESSTNLREATRTTSTSLGLVRLLQERGISAAMYHHQTQGWDRAGGPGVGSGGVLFSTSITPNLHPAPHPDSLRPSTPPNSPTGHDPPSSGTNTPAGFDFKSPSYDNFLASKPARSILKEVAGGVGSSRSRRQQRGRDCESQTDVSVTVHNLNLVDKVRRLGVAGCPPGPGGVTGGPSSILGPLGGLRRPGSPFGPEGMRRNRSYPAMVGASMAMKGPGPQEDSELFLPPNKMPKEKSLK